One Artemia franciscana unplaced genomic scaffold, ASM3288406v1 Scaffold_7249, whole genome shotgun sequence genomic window, aatttgtcacatctacgtgcttttgtatttaacaaaaattatttcaaataaatcaatatttttacaaagaaCTTCGTTTTCATATACTAAATAATAAATGTCGCCATAGTTTTATTAAAACCATATATggttctattttcaaaaaattgtatttttcgaCAGCTCTGTAATAGAAAACGTTATTAACATCTTCctaatgcaaaaataaaaatagatttttactATTATAAAAAGCATGTAGACATAGTTCTGTAAAATTCAGcaattgttttattaaaaaatcgGATTTGTCACATAAAACAagaataattcctgaaaattttaaataaatatattttcttaactgcaaactgcaaaaatatttatggggtcggagcaaaaattttaattttttacatcaAACCTgaaaaatagctgaaaatttaaaaattagttttgtttgtttgtcagGTTCCAACTACTCCACGttggtattttaattttagaaatatattgTTCAAATAGataatattagtaataaaatatgCCACAAAGTAATATAAATGATGTAATTGTGGAACAAGTTTTTCGTTTTAGGAGCTCTTACGTATTAATTCTGACAAGTAGTAACCgagaagaaacagaagaaacagAGCAaacgaaagaagaaaagatgaaaCAGAGCAAAATCACccaactaaaaagaatacagaACTTGAGGAACAAGTGTTTGGAAGCTCATACTATTGGcctgtttaaaataaaagtgtCAAGAAATATTCTTTATCTCCAATCAAAGCAAGAACTTTTGACGTTTGACCAATCAGAGAactcaaaaactttaaataaaagatTATACATTCAATATCAAGGAGAGCACGCTATTGACGAAGGGGGCCCTTTGAGTGAATGGTTCTTGGAATTTTCTAAAAAACTGTTTGACCCATCTACATTGTGTTTCCGGTACACTAATGCCGCCCGCCCAGGATTAATTGAAATAGATCCAACCACAGATCCAGATCCAACAAATCCAAACTCAGATCTAGATCAAAACGTCCAAAGTCATTACATCTGTGCTGGACGACTTTTAGCTCTTGCAATTTTCAATTCTAAGTTTGTTTACCCTCGATTCTCTGTTGCTTTTTACAAATTGCTCCTTGAACAATGGCTCCGAGAGGATGAATTGCTCCAAGAGGATGCTTCTGTAACCCATGAGGATGAATTGCTCCAAGAAGATGAAGAGGAAGTTAGTCTCGATGAACTTAAGAAAATGGATCTGGATTTCATTAAGTCACTGATGTCAATGGAAATGGCAGATCTTGAGGAGCTTCATAAGCTTCAAAAACGGAATTCGAATACCATTAAGTCGATTAAGACCAAAAAAGGTCTGGTGTTGGAAATTGGCCAGTGGTACCTTTATGACCGCTatagaaaacaaatgaaaaagataaaaaaaggttttgaagATGTGTTTCCAATTTCTTGGCTGAAAGGTCTTTCTGTTGAAGCATTAGAAGAGCTTATTTCAGGGGtttatgtttttgaaataaGTAAATTGAGAGCGAAAGCACGTTATGGAGGTTATGacaaaaaatccaaacaaattaaATGGTTTTGGATGTATATGTCACAGCTAAAAACTGAGGACCTTGAGAAACTGTTGCAGTTTATATTTGGAACCTCAAAGTTTGGGTCTTGTTACCCTACTTTGCAGATAAACAAAGTTAAAATACCTGACGCACTCCCTTCAGCACATACTTGCTGCCATATATTGAATTTGCCCAATTACAACAGCTTTGACGTGTTGAAAAGTAAGATGGATTTTGCCATTAAGGAAACGGTAGGATTTGGTTTTATATAGGAAcaatttaagagaaaaaactataGAACTAAGGTTCTTAGGTATCTCAAAAACTCACACTTTGAAAacgaattgaaaaattgataacTTTAGAATCATTATCAAACTTCTCACCTCACTGATTTGAGGAGACAGATCATTTCAGAAAAACATACCTAAAACtgtatttttcttgaaattgtgTGAACCTTGAAGATctcaaaaaacaacttaaaaaaaaaaccaacagcCCTTTACATACGAAATGTAAAGGGCAGCCCCAACAGCCCTTTACATACGAAAtttttaaacccccccccctgaaattttgtgaaatgtttaaattttccaatttggcaaaagtaggacatctattaagaatctagatacgtgtgtgaagccttttttagGGGACTGTACTGCATTCAACTATCCGGTCAAGTcgctgcccaattattaacctattttctgtttaactttttaacctctttgaagtaattagcaattgtgctgtaatttttttgtaaagagagtttgctttccacagcaaaatagaattatccttgatattagggcgtttatccacccttttcaggataaagtacggcttttaatggatcaattttagaaactatcatttttcattaaaatctgcgtttttgcaatagaagaactacgcCCCatagcacccatattgcactgttaaccctaaaatttccctttcagtagGATATAATAGATAAaccactggttctaaatcgctaagAACATAACCTGAACCTAAAAGGCACTTTTGAGGCTCCAGTCTTCTTCCCCTCAGCCGCTTCAATCTTCTGTCttgaaggttttgcccccccccccgaaaaaaaatttctgcgtacgtgcctgcttgaaaactaaacaataatttaagcgaaaataaatttttagctaTTGAAGATCGCTTACAAGTGtcagagatagtaaaaaaaagtcataatagtttcttttattttttaagttatttttttaagttaagctttttaaatttcttattcCCTTCAGGAAAgatatatattaatttgaatACCATGCCTGACCGATGAAAGATTTGGGACATGAAAAGTAAGGTAATAAGCCATCAGACATCAAACTCTTTTATATATGGGCCACTTGACaatagccaaaattaaaaccattATATAAGCTATGGTCAAAGGTACTTCTAACATaaagaaggaagaaaaaacaGTACAATTCCGTCAAAGAGCCTGCACAGTACAATTCCGTTTTATGTGAAAGATATTTCAGAGTAGAAAAGAAGCCGATTGAtataattaacttaaaaaaccaGCGAGCTATCTGATAGGTTAAATAAATTAGAAGGTTTAAGAATGTTCGGTCTCActgagttagaaaaaaaactgttataattAACATTCAGTTAATTTAGCTTgatgaaatagaatcaaataggTAAATACccataataaaaaaaggggaaaaaatttgAGCCTGAAATTGAAATTCAGATAATGAAATTCTTAagtttcaatcaaatttcaataaacaGGTTGAAGTCGCTTACAACCATTCGGTACACAGTAAAGAAACTGGCATGAAATCCAACCACCAAATTAAAAGTTTACCAATAAGTAATATTATATAGGCACGAATTGTAAATCATATTAATTTCTTCCCAGAAGTTCCAAAATGTATTCtatataatactagctgttggggtggcgcttcgcgccaccccaacacctagttgggggggcgcttcgcgcccccccccccccaaggccccccgcgcgcgtaagtcgttacgcgctatattagttacgcgccattgcagttgtgtccctgtgtcccacctgtgaatatagattatatatatatatatatatatatatatatatatatatatactagctgttggggtggcgc contains:
- the LOC136043564 gene encoding E3 ubiquitin-protein ligase wwp-1-like (The sequence of the model RefSeq protein was modified relative to this genomic sequence to represent the inferred CDS: added 77 bases not found in genome assembly), with product MPQSNINDVIVGRVLRYRGSYVLILTSNREETEETEQTKEEKMKQSKITQLKRIQNLRNKCLEAHTIGLFKIKVSRNILYLQSKQELLTFDQSENSKTLNKRLYIQYQGEHAIDEGGPLSEWFLEFSKKLFDPSTLCFRYTNAARPGLIEIDPTTDPDPTNPNSDLDQNVQSHYICAGRLLALAIFNSKFVYPRFSVAFYKLLLEQWLREDELLQEDASVTHEDELLQEDEEEVSLDELKKMDLDFIKSLMSMEMADLEELHKLQKRNSNTIKSIKTKKGLVLEIGQWYLYDRYRKQMKKIKKGFEDVFPISWLKGLSVEALEELISGVYVFEISKLRAKARYGGYDKKSKQIKWFWMYMSQLKTEDLEKLLQFIFGTSKFGSCYPTLQINKVKIPDALPSAHTCCHILNLPNYNSFDVLKSKMDFAIKETVGFGFI